The following coding sequences lie in one Streptomyces sp. NBC_00510 genomic window:
- a CDS encoding DUF6104 family protein — MYFTDRGIEELENRRGQEEVTFEWLAERLREFVDLNPEFEIPVERLATWLARLDDDEDE; from the coding sequence TTGTACTTCACCGACCGCGGCATCGAGGAGCTGGAGAACCGGCGCGGCCAGGAGGAGGTCACCTTCGAGTGGCTCGCCGAGCGGCTGCGGGAGTTCGTCGACCTCAACCCCGAGTTCGAGATCCCGGTGGAGCGGCTGGCGACGTGGCTGGCCCGGCTGGACGACGACGAGGACGAGTAG
- a CDS encoding multifunctional oxoglutarate decarboxylase/oxoglutarate dehydrogenase thiamine pyrophosphate-binding subunit/dihydrolipoyllysine-residue succinyltransferase subunit, which produces MSPHPSSSSVPTETDGQGQGPAAGFGPNEWLVDEIYQQYLQDPNSVDRAWWDFFADYKPGADTGSAVASGQPQAAPAAPPAAPAAPAPAPVTPAAAPAPVAQAPAPAPAAPAPVAPAPVKPAVEKPTPAQPQPAAKAAPATEAAQGPEYVTLRGPSAAVAKNMHASLELPTATSVRAVPVKLLFDNRIVINNHLKRARGGKVSFTHIIGYAMVQALKIMPAMNWSFAEKDGKPTLVKPDHVNLGLAIDLVKPNGDRQLVVAAIKKAETLNFFEFWQAYEDIVRRARIGKLTMDDFSGVTVSLTNPGGIGTVHSVPRLMPGQSVILGVGSMDYPAEFQGTSQDTLNKLGISKVMTLTSTYDHRVIQGAASGEFLRIMNQLLLGENNFFDDIFKALRIPYEPVRWLKDIDASHDDDVTKAARVFELIHSYRVRGHVMADTDPLEYKQRKHPDLDITEHGLTLWDLERDFAVGGFAGKSLMKLRDILGVLRDSYCRTVGIEFMHIQDPLQRKWIQDRVERPHTKPERDEQLRILRRLNAAEAFETFLQTKYVGQKRFSLEGGESVIPLLDAVIDAAAESRLDEVVIGMAHRGRLNVLANIVGKSYAQIFREFEGNLDPKSMHGSGDVKYHLGAQGTFTGLDGEQITVSLAANPSHLEAVDPIVEGIARAKQDVIGKGGTDFTVMPVVLHGDAAFAGQGVVAETLNMSQLRGYRTGGTVHVVINNQVGFTAAPESSRSSMYSTDVARMIEAPIFHVNGDDPEAVVRVARLAFEFRQAFNKDVVIDLICYRRRGHNEADNPSFTQPLMYDLIDKKRSVRKLYTESLIGRGDITLEEAEQVLQDYQGQLEKVFTEVREATAPAAPQEEENQATGPEFPVPADTAISQETVKRIAASQVNIPERITVHPRLMPQLQRRAAMVEDDTIDWAMGETLAIGSLLMEGTPVRLAGQDSRRGTFGQRHAVLVDRETGEDYTPLLYLAEDQARYNVYDSLLSEYAAMGFEYGYSLARPDALVAWEAQFGDFVNGAQTVVDEFISSAEQKWGQTSGVTLLLPHGYEGQGPDHSSARIERFLQLCAQNNMTVAVPTTPANYFHLLRWQVHNPHHKPLIVFTPKSMLRLKAATSKTEEFTSGQFQPVIGDGTVKPEDVRKVVFCSGKVYYDLVAEREKRGAFDTALIRIERLYPLPGLEIQAALAPFTKAQKYVWAQDEPANQGAWPFIALNLIDHLDLVLGAAPDNADRLRRVSRPSSSSPAVGSAKRHQQEQEQLVHEVFEL; this is translated from the coding sequence GTGTCGCCACACCCCAGTAGCTCGAGCGTCCCGACCGAAACCGATGGGCAGGGCCAGGGCCCTGCCGCGGGCTTCGGGCCTAACGAGTGGCTTGTCGATGAGATCTACCAGCAGTACCTCCAGGACCCGAACTCGGTGGACCGAGCCTGGTGGGACTTCTTCGCCGATTACAAGCCGGGAGCGGATACGGGTTCCGCAGTCGCCTCGGGCCAGCCTCAGGCGGCCCCCGCAGCGCCTCCGGCCGCTCCGGCCGCGCCGGCCCCGGCACCCGTGACGCCCGCCGCCGCACCGGCCCCGGTCGCCCAGGCCCCGGCCCCCGCGCCGGCCGCTCCGGCTCCGGTCGCCCCGGCCCCCGTGAAGCCCGCCGTCGAGAAGCCCACTCCGGCGCAGCCGCAGCCGGCGGCCAAGGCCGCCCCGGCCACCGAGGCGGCCCAGGGACCCGAGTACGTGACGCTGCGCGGCCCGTCCGCGGCCGTGGCGAAGAACATGCACGCCTCGCTGGAGCTGCCCACGGCCACGTCCGTGCGCGCCGTCCCGGTGAAGCTGCTGTTCGACAACCGCATCGTCATCAACAACCACCTCAAGCGCGCCCGTGGCGGCAAGGTCTCCTTCACGCACATCATCGGCTACGCCATGGTGCAGGCGCTGAAGATCATGCCCGCGATGAACTGGTCGTTCGCGGAGAAGGACGGCAAGCCGACGCTGGTCAAGCCCGACCACGTCAACCTGGGCCTCGCCATCGACCTGGTCAAGCCCAACGGCGACCGCCAGCTGGTCGTCGCGGCCATCAAGAAGGCCGAGACCCTCAACTTCTTCGAGTTCTGGCAGGCCTACGAGGACATCGTCCGCCGCGCCCGCATCGGCAAGCTGACGATGGACGACTTCTCCGGCGTCACCGTCTCGCTCACCAACCCCGGCGGCATCGGCACCGTCCACTCGGTGCCGCGCCTGATGCCCGGCCAGTCGGTGATCCTCGGCGTCGGCTCCATGGACTACCCCGCCGAGTTCCAGGGCACCTCGCAGGACACCCTGAACAAGCTGGGCATCTCCAAGGTCATGACCCTGACCAGCACCTACGACCACCGGGTCATCCAGGGTGCGGCGTCGGGCGAGTTCCTGCGCATCATGAACCAGCTCCTGCTGGGCGAGAACAACTTCTTCGACGACATCTTCAAGGCGCTGCGCATCCCCTACGAGCCGGTCCGCTGGCTCAAGGACATCGACGCCAGCCACGACGACGACGTCACCAAGGCCGCCCGCGTCTTCGAGCTGATCCACTCCTACCGGGTCCGCGGCCACGTCATGGCCGACACCGACCCGCTGGAGTACAAGCAGCGCAAGCACCCCGACCTCGACATCACCGAGCACGGCCTCACCCTGTGGGACCTGGAGCGCGACTTCGCCGTCGGCGGCTTCGCCGGCAAGTCGCTGATGAAGCTGCGCGACATCCTCGGTGTGCTGCGCGACTCGTACTGCCGCACCGTCGGCATCGAGTTCATGCACATCCAGGACCCGCTGCAGCGCAAGTGGATCCAGGACCGCGTCGAGCGCCCGCACACCAAGCCCGAGCGCGACGAGCAGCTGCGCATCCTGCGCCGCCTCAACGCGGCGGAGGCCTTCGAGACCTTCCTGCAGACGAAGTACGTCGGCCAGAAGCGCTTCTCCCTGGAGGGCGGCGAGTCCGTCATCCCGCTGCTCGACGCCGTCATCGACGCCGCCGCCGAATCGCGGCTGGACGAGGTCGTCATCGGCATGGCCCACCGCGGCCGGCTGAACGTGCTGGCCAACATCGTCGGCAAGTCGTACGCCCAGATCTTCCGCGAGTTCGAGGGCAACCTCGACCCGAAGTCGATGCACGGCTCCGGCGACGTGAAGTACCACCTGGGCGCCCAGGGCACCTTCACCGGCCTGGACGGCGAGCAGATCACCGTCTCGCTGGCCGCGAACCCCTCGCACCTGGAGGCGGTCGACCCGATCGTCGAGGGCATCGCCCGTGCCAAGCAGGACGTCATCGGCAAGGGCGGCACGGACTTCACCGTCATGCCGGTCGTCCTCCACGGCGACGCGGCCTTCGCCGGCCAGGGCGTCGTCGCCGAGACCCTGAACATGTCGCAGCTGCGCGGCTACCGCACCGGCGGCACCGTGCACGTGGTGATCAACAACCAGGTCGGCTTCACCGCCGCCCCGGAGTCCTCGCGCTCGTCGATGTACAGCACCGACGTCGCGCGCATGATCGAGGCGCCGATCTTCCACGTGAACGGCGACGACCCGGAGGCCGTGGTCCGCGTCGCGCGGCTCGCCTTCGAGTTCCGCCAGGCGTTCAACAAGGACGTCGTCATCGACCTCATCTGCTACCGCCGCCGCGGTCACAACGAGGCCGACAACCCGTCCTTCACCCAGCCGCTGATGTACGACCTGATCGACAAGAAGCGCTCGGTGCGCAAGCTCTACACCGAGTCCCTCATCGGTCGCGGCGACATCACCCTGGAAGAGGCCGAGCAGGTCCTGCAGGACTACCAGGGCCAGCTGGAGAAGGTCTTCACCGAGGTCCGCGAGGCGACCGCGCCGGCCGCCCCGCAGGAGGAGGAGAACCAGGCCACCGGCCCTGAGTTCCCCGTCCCGGCGGACACCGCGATCAGCCAGGAGACCGTCAAGCGGATCGCGGCCTCCCAGGTCAACATCCCGGAGCGGATCACCGTCCACCCGCGTCTGATGCCGCAGCTGCAGCGCCGCGCGGCCATGGTCGAGGACGACACCATCGACTGGGCCATGGGCGAGACCCTCGCCATCGGCTCCCTGCTGATGGAGGGCACCCCGGTCCGGCTCGCCGGCCAGGACTCCCGCCGCGGCACCTTCGGCCAGCGGCACGCCGTCCTGGTCGACCGGGAGACCGGCGAGGACTACACCCCGCTGCTCTACCTCGCCGAGGACCAGGCGCGCTACAACGTCTACGACTCGCTGCTCAGCGAGTACGCGGCGATGGGCTTCGAGTACGGCTACTCGCTGGCCCGCCCGGACGCGCTGGTCGCCTGGGAGGCCCAGTTCGGCGACTTCGTCAACGGCGCCCAGACCGTCGTCGACGAGTTCATCTCCTCCGCCGAGCAGAAGTGGGGCCAGACCTCCGGCGTCACCCTCCTGCTGCCGCACGGCTACGAGGGCCAGGGCCCGGACCACTCCTCCGCCCGCATCGAGCGCTTCCTGCAGCTGTGCGCGCAGAACAACATGACGGTCGCGGTCCCGACCACCCCGGCGAACTACTTCCACCTCCTGCGGTGGCAGGTCCACAACCCGCACCACAAGCCGCTCATCGTCTTCACCCCGAAGTCGATGCTGCGCCTGAAGGCGGCGACCTCGAAGACGGAGGAGTTCACCTCCGGCCAGTTCCAGCCGGTCATCGGCGACGGCACCGTCAAGCCCGAGGACGTCCGCAAGGTCGTCTTCTGCTCCGGCAAGGTCTACTACGACCTCGTCGCCGAGCGTGAGAAGCGTGGTGCCTTCGACACCGCCCTCATCCGCATCGAGCGTCTCTACCCGCTGCCGGGCCTGGAGATCCAGGCCGCCCTGGCCCCGTTCACCAAGGCCCAGAAGTACGTCTGGGCCCAGGACGAGCCGGCCAACCAGGGTGCCTGGCCGTTCATCGCCCTCAACCTGATCGACCACCTCGACCTGGTGCTCGGCGCCGCGCCCGACAACGCCGACCGGCTGCGTCGTGTGTCGCGTCCGTCCTCCTCGTCGCCGGCGGTCGGTTCCGCCAAGCGGCACCAGCAGGAGCAGGAGCAGCTGGTGCACGAGGTCTTCGAGCTCTGA
- a CDS encoding DUF4097 domain-containing protein, with product MSGTPGSREWTVTEPHKMVFDGNVDTLHVRIVNGAVNVVGVDEGPARLEVSELDGPPLIVSHEGGTLTVTYEDLPWKGLLKWLDRKGWRRHAVVSLAVPQRTSVSVGVVGANAVISGISDRTAVRGVNGDITLVGQAGPVTAETVAGNVEAQAVSGDLRVNTVSGDLTVVEGSGAAVKADSVSGNMVLDLDPRSGADVRLTSVSGEIAIRIPEPGDAEVDANTTSGDVSCAFDELRVSGQWGAKRISGRMGSGGSRLKATTVSGAIALLRRPPQEDHGPADADPFRKDV from the coding sequence ATGAGCGGAACCCCCGGCTCACGGGAGTGGACGGTCACCGAGCCGCACAAGATGGTCTTCGACGGAAACGTCGACACCCTTCACGTCCGGATCGTCAACGGTGCCGTCAACGTGGTCGGCGTCGACGAGGGCCCGGCCCGGCTGGAGGTGAGCGAGCTCGACGGCCCCCCGCTGATCGTGTCGCACGAGGGCGGCACGCTCACCGTCACCTACGAGGACCTGCCCTGGAAGGGCCTGCTCAAGTGGCTCGACCGCAAGGGCTGGCGGCGGCACGCCGTCGTCTCGCTCGCGGTCCCGCAGCGCACCAGCGTGTCGGTGGGGGTCGTCGGGGCGAACGCCGTGATCTCGGGGATCTCGGACCGCACCGCCGTACGGGGCGTCAACGGCGACATCACGCTGGTCGGCCAGGCCGGCCCGGTGACCGCCGAGACGGTCGCGGGGAACGTGGAGGCCCAGGCGGTCTCCGGCGACCTGCGGGTCAACACCGTCTCGGGCGACCTGACCGTGGTCGAGGGCAGCGGCGCCGCCGTCAAGGCCGACTCGGTCAGCGGCAACATGGTGCTCGACCTGGACCCGCGCAGCGGCGCGGACGTCCGCCTGACCTCGGTCTCCGGGGAGATCGCGATCCGCATCCCGGAGCCCGGGGACGCCGAGGTGGACGCCAACACCACCAGCGGCGACGTCTCCTGCGCCTTTGACGAGCTGCGGGTCAGCGGGCAGTGGGGCGCCAAGCGGATCTCCGGCCGGATGGGGTCCGGCGGCTCCCGGCTGAAGGCCACCACGGTGTCGGGCGCGATCGCGCTGCTGCGCCGCCCGCCCCAGGAGGACCACGGACCCGCGGACGCCGATCCGTTCCGGAAGGACGTCTGA
- a CDS encoding helix-turn-helix transcriptional regulator — protein sequence MAPVFAHGRLRLYLLKLLDEAPRHGYEVIRLLEERFHGLYAPSAGTVYPRLAKLEKEGLVTHSTEGGRKVYSITDAGRAELASRSDEIADLENEIRDSVSTLAAEIREDVRGAAGDLRREIRAAAQQAAHTQQKSSPADWKEQMRRSKEEIRQAREEARTAKRAAREAQDAARDEVQRIARRVQEEVQDHVRRGDWQTGVREGLAELTRELGQFGRASTPWPPYVKPEPAEAPEWGAEDAAVTEDPARDLERLLDRFRDDVRDAARDNGVDAEQLREVRRHLSTAAAHIGVVLRGKHKGRD from the coding sequence ATGGCCCCCGTCTTCGCCCACGGCCGGCTCCGCCTCTACCTGCTCAAGCTGCTGGACGAGGCCCCCCGTCACGGCTACGAGGTGATCCGGCTGCTGGAGGAACGCTTCCACGGCCTGTACGCCCCCTCCGCCGGCACCGTCTACCCGCGGCTGGCCAAGCTGGAGAAGGAGGGCCTGGTCACCCACTCCACGGAGGGCGGCCGCAAGGTGTACTCGATCACCGACGCGGGCCGCGCGGAACTCGCCTCCCGCAGCGACGAGATCGCCGACCTGGAGAACGAGATCCGCGACTCCGTCTCCACGCTCGCCGCCGAGATCCGCGAGGACGTCCGCGGCGCCGCGGGCGACCTGCGCCGCGAGATCCGGGCGGCCGCCCAGCAGGCGGCGCACACCCAGCAGAAGTCCTCCCCGGCGGACTGGAAGGAGCAGATGCGCCGCTCCAAGGAGGAGATCCGGCAGGCCCGCGAGGAGGCCCGCACCGCCAAGCGCGCCGCCAGGGAGGCCCAGGACGCCGCACGGGACGAGGTGCAGCGCATCGCGCGCCGCGTCCAGGAGGAGGTCCAGGACCACGTCCGGCGCGGCGACTGGCAGACCGGCGTCCGCGAGGGGCTGGCGGAACTCACCCGGGAGCTCGGCCAGTTCGGCCGCGCCTCCACCCCCTGGCCGCCGTATGTGAAGCCCGAGCCCGCCGAGGCGCCCGAGTGGGGCGCGGAGGACGCCGCCGTGACCGAGGACCCTGCCCGCGACCTGGAGCGCCTGCTGGACCGCTTCCGCGACGACGTCCGCGACGCCGCCCGCGACAACGGCGTGGACGCCGAGCAGTTGCGCGAGGTCCGCCGCCATCTGTCCACCGCGGCCGCCCACATCGGCGTCGTGCTGCGCGGCAAGCACAAGGGCCGGGACTAG
- a CDS encoding DUF4232 domain-containing protein → MGPRTATAATVLLLTGLALAACGTRTETGGPAAEVSPANARVSACTAGTTAVRFLAATVHATASQPAVARVEVANTSGAPCRLTGATTLTARDDQGKAAPVKADNSAAGTEAVELRGGTTAVADVRYTDLNFEGTPSAREVCPVQASRVQVALPDDVARTVEVTTADGTPAVFSVCGDGVRFGAFRT, encoded by the coding sequence ATGGGCCCTCGAACCGCCACCGCCGCGACCGTCCTGCTCCTGACGGGCCTCGCCCTGGCCGCCTGCGGCACCCGTACCGAGACCGGTGGGCCCGCCGCCGAGGTGAGCCCCGCGAACGCCCGGGTGAGCGCCTGCACGGCCGGCACGACCGCCGTACGCTTCCTGGCCGCCACCGTCCACGCGACCGCCTCGCAGCCCGCGGTCGCCCGGGTCGAGGTCGCCAACACCTCGGGCGCCCCCTGCAGGCTGACCGGGGCCACGACCCTCACCGCGAGGGACGACCAGGGCAAGGCCGCCCCCGTCAAGGCGGACAACTCCGCCGCCGGCACCGAGGCCGTGGAGCTCCGTGGGGGCACCACGGCCGTCGCCGACGTCCGCTACACCGACCTCAACTTCGAGGGGACCCCCTCGGCGCGCGAGGTCTGCCCCGTCCAGGCCTCCCGCGTGCAGGTCGCGCTCCCCGACGACGTGGCCCGTACGGTCGAGGTCACCACGGCCGACGGCACCCCGGCGGTCTTCAGCGTCTGCGGCGACGGGGTCCGGTTCGGCGCCTTCCGCACCTGA
- a CDS encoding AAA family ATPase, which translates to MDTENVVGTGSAGGTGADDAPGGIRLFGRERERAELDRRVAGVPERGGAILLTGEPGVGKSELLAYAARGHGGRVLRARGVESEAVLPYSVLADVLLPLRAHFAELPPPQRRALEGCLALSEPAEPTLYAVCSGALGVLAAAGDAEPLLVLVDDLQWADSSSRHVLQFVARRLERERVLLAMATRHGAEPETGWAGVPGLALAGLDGAACAELLLGMGLDPEDAAVARLVELSLGNPLVLVEYAALLRDRRHAPDPSADEGEDPMADAWSSPRPLVERAWRGPLRALPPAAREALTYLAASRSGDGTVFETVLASVGLSTAALQPAEAAGLVVLEPGSGYRLRHPVLRGLVLHGCPPARRLRVYRVLADCAPPELRAWYLAAAATGPDEQVARALADAAEQARRRGAPGSAAETWYRAAELSPAPSDRAVRLLNAAVDGFHSGAARKTVHWCEEALRWSPDLRLTADIDLVRGQAHAWLGDPGRAHRVLVSAAESVRAVDPHRAGVLYGAATLPTAMSGRTDLALDLARRCAEFTAGTAGTAGTAGTAPSGTGGDGHGAPGRRPRLGGALLGATMALAGQVREGRELLLRERAALPEAVTPELQQLTVQIGEALSWADEDAAAASLLGEVVERIRRGASLGLLAYALAGRCEAESWRNWAAARADAVEAVRWARELGQVTTGSYAAILLARIDGRRGDRQGCERHIAAYRERNGWPVTHGLEVLALGALGSAALTAGDPDDCVRHLERAFALAEDCGLGNPNMLTFVADLAEAHVRGGNRDRAAGLADWLDERARATGLAWPEAATARCRGLLATDADEAVRLFAAADRAHARREMPFDQARTALVHGEVMRRLRRPAEARVPLLAAHTTFSALGARPWAARAEAELAAAGHRVAPQRAQVSLADLLTAQELQIARAVAGGLSNLETASTLFLSRKTVEAHLTRVYRKLGIRSRSDLARTLATAGMVR; encoded by the coding sequence ATGGACACGGAGAACGTGGTGGGGACCGGGAGTGCCGGGGGGACCGGTGCGGATGACGCACCCGGCGGAATCCGGCTGTTCGGCCGGGAGAGGGAGCGCGCGGAGCTGGACCGCCGGGTGGCCGGGGTCCCGGAACGGGGCGGGGCGATCCTGCTGACCGGCGAACCGGGGGTCGGCAAGAGCGAGTTGCTGGCCTACGCGGCGCGCGGTCACGGAGGGCGGGTCCTGCGGGCGCGCGGCGTGGAGTCCGAGGCGGTGCTTCCGTACTCCGTACTCGCCGACGTCCTGCTCCCGCTGCGCGCACACTTCGCGGAGCTGCCGCCGCCGCAGCGGCGCGCGCTCGAGGGCTGCCTGGCGCTGTCGGAGCCGGCGGAGCCCACCCTGTACGCGGTGTGCTCGGGTGCCCTCGGCGTCCTGGCCGCGGCCGGGGACGCCGAACCGCTGCTCGTCCTGGTGGACGATCTGCAGTGGGCGGACTCGTCCTCCCGGCACGTGCTGCAGTTCGTGGCCCGCCGGCTGGAGCGGGAGCGCGTGCTGCTGGCCATGGCGACCCGGCACGGCGCCGAACCGGAGACGGGCTGGGCGGGCGTGCCCGGGCTGGCACTGGCCGGCCTGGACGGCGCCGCCTGTGCGGAGCTGCTCCTGGGCATGGGGCTCGATCCGGAGGACGCCGCCGTGGCCCGGCTCGTGGAGCTGAGTCTCGGGAATCCCCTCGTACTGGTCGAGTACGCCGCGTTGCTGCGGGACAGGAGGCACGCTCCGGACCCGTCGGCGGACGAGGGAGAGGACCCCATGGCCGACGCCTGGTCCAGCCCCCGCCCGCTGGTCGAACGCGCCTGGCGGGGACCCCTGCGGGCACTGCCCCCGGCCGCCCGGGAGGCGCTGACCTACCTGGCGGCGAGCCGCTCGGGGGACGGCACCGTCTTCGAGACGGTGCTGGCCTCGGTGGGCCTGTCGACGGCAGCGCTGCAGCCGGCCGAGGCCGCCGGCCTCGTCGTCCTCGAACCGGGATCCGGGTACCGGCTGCGGCATCCGGTGCTGCGGGGGCTGGTGCTGCACGGATGCCCGCCGGCGCGACGGCTGCGGGTGTACCGGGTCCTGGCCGACTGCGCGCCTCCCGAGCTGCGGGCCTGGTATCTCGCGGCGGCGGCCACGGGGCCCGACGAACAGGTGGCCAGGGCACTGGCGGACGCGGCCGAACAGGCGAGGCGGCGTGGTGCACCGGGCAGCGCGGCGGAGACCTGGTACCGGGCCGCCGAGCTGTCTCCGGCGCCGTCCGACCGGGCGGTGCGCCTGCTCAACGCGGCGGTCGACGGTTTCCACAGCGGCGCCGCGCGCAAGACCGTCCACTGGTGCGAGGAGGCGCTGCGGTGGAGTCCGGACCTCCGCCTCACCGCGGACATCGACCTGGTCCGCGGACAGGCGCACGCCTGGCTGGGCGATCCCGGGCGCGCGCACCGCGTCCTGGTGTCGGCCGCCGAGAGCGTCCGCGCCGTCGACCCGCACCGCGCCGGTGTGCTCTACGGCGCGGCCACCTTGCCCACCGCCATGTCCGGGCGGACCGATCTCGCGCTCGATCTCGCCCGGCGCTGCGCCGAGTTCACCGCGGGGACGGCGGGGACGGCGGGGACGGCGGGGACGGCCCCCTCCGGAACCGGCGGTGACGGGCACGGCGCACCGGGACGGCGGCCACGACTGGGCGGCGCCCTGCTCGGTGCCACCATGGCGCTGGCCGGCCAGGTGCGGGAAGGCAGGGAACTGCTGCTGCGCGAGCGGGCGGCCCTTCCCGAGGCCGTCACCCCCGAGCTGCAGCAACTGACGGTGCAGATAGGCGAGGCACTCTCCTGGGCCGACGAGGACGCCGCCGCGGCCTCCCTGCTCGGCGAGGTCGTCGAGCGGATCCGGCGCGGCGCCTCGCTCGGACTGCTCGCCTACGCCCTGGCCGGCCGGTGCGAGGCCGAGAGCTGGCGGAACTGGGCGGCGGCGAGGGCCGACGCCGTCGAGGCCGTCCGCTGGGCACGCGAGCTGGGCCAGGTCACCACGGGCAGCTATGCCGCCATCCTGCTCGCCCGTATCGACGGACGCCGCGGCGACCGCCAGGGCTGCGAGCGGCACATCGCGGCCTATCGGGAGCGGAACGGCTGGCCGGTGACGCACGGCCTGGAAGTCCTGGCCCTCGGGGCCCTCGGCTCGGCCGCACTCACCGCGGGCGATCCGGACGACTGCGTCCGCCATCTGGAGCGGGCCTTCGCGCTCGCCGAGGACTGCGGGCTGGGCAATCCCAACATGCTGACCTTCGTGGCCGACCTGGCGGAGGCGCACGTCCGCGGCGGGAACCGCGACCGGGCGGCCGGACTGGCCGACTGGCTCGACGAGCGGGCCCGGGCCACCGGCCTGGCCTGGCCCGAGGCGGCGACGGCACGCTGCCGCGGTCTGCTGGCGACCGACGCCGACGAGGCGGTACGGCTGTTCGCCGCGGCGGACCGAGCGCACGCGCGCCGGGAGATGCCCTTCGACCAGGCGCGGACGGCTCTGGTGCACGGGGAGGTGATGCGGCGGTTGCGTCGCCCCGCGGAGGCGCGCGTCCCGCTGCTCGCGGCCCACACCACCTTCAGCGCGCTGGGCGCCCGTCCCTGGGCCGCGAGGGCGGAGGCCGAACTGGCGGCGGCCGGACACCGCGTCGCGCCGCAGCGGGCGCAGGTCTCCCTCGCCGACCTGCTGACCGCCCAGGAACTCCAGATAGCCCGCGCCGTTGCCGGCGGGCTCAGCAACCTGGAGACCGCCTCGACCCTGTTCCTGTCCCGCAAGACCGTGGAGGCGCACCTCACGCGGGTGTACCGCAAGCTCGGCATCCGGTCGCGCTCCGACCTCGCCCGTACGCTGGCGACGGCCGGCATGGTGCGGTGA
- a CDS encoding zinc-binding dehydrogenase — protein sequence MFAAYAARIDRDQPLSGLELGERPEPEARPGWSTVTVKAASLNHHDLWSLRGVGLGEESLPMILGCDAAGIDEHGNEVVVYPVVGLSGHGVGPDEPRSILTEKYQGTFAEKVSVPTWNLLPKPKELSFEEAACLPTAWLTAYRMLFTNAGVRPGDSVLVQGAGGGVATAAIVLAKAAGLRVFATSRDEAKRGRAEDLGADAAFEPGARLPQRVDAVIETVGAATWSHSVKSLRPGGTLVISGATSGPNPKSAELNRIFFLELKVVGSTMGTKDELEDLLSFCAVTGVRPVVDTVLPLDRAREGFEKMAGGDLFGKVVLTV from the coding sequence ATGTTCGCTGCCTACGCCGCCCGAATCGACCGTGACCAGCCGCTGAGCGGCCTCGAACTCGGGGAGCGCCCCGAGCCGGAGGCACGGCCCGGCTGGAGCACCGTCACCGTCAAGGCCGCCTCCCTGAACCACCACGACCTGTGGTCGCTGCGCGGGGTGGGGCTCGGCGAGGAGAGCCTGCCGATGATCCTCGGCTGTGACGCCGCCGGGATCGACGAGCACGGCAACGAAGTCGTCGTCTACCCCGTCGTCGGCCTGAGCGGGCACGGGGTGGGCCCCGACGAGCCGCGCAGCATCCTCACCGAGAAGTACCAGGGCACCTTCGCCGAGAAGGTCTCCGTGCCCACCTGGAACCTGCTGCCCAAGCCGAAGGAGCTCTCCTTCGAGGAGGCCGCCTGCCTGCCCACGGCCTGGCTGACCGCGTACCGGATGCTCTTCACCAACGCGGGTGTGCGCCCCGGTGACTCCGTCCTGGTCCAGGGTGCGGGCGGCGGCGTCGCCACCGCCGCCATCGTGCTGGCCAAGGCCGCGGGCCTGCGGGTCTTCGCCACCAGCCGCGACGAGGCCAAGCGGGGGCGCGCCGAGGACCTCGGCGCCGACGCCGCCTTCGAGCCGGGCGCCCGGCTGCCGCAGCGCGTGGACGCGGTCATCGAGACCGTCGGCGCCGCGACCTGGTCCCACTCGGTCAAGTCGCTGCGCCCCGGCGGCACGCTGGTGATCTCCGGCGCGACCTCCGGGCCCAACCCGAAGAGCGCCGAGCTCAACCGGATCTTCTTCCTGGAACTCAAGGTCGTCGGCTCGACCATGGGCACCAAGGACGAGCTGGAGGACCTGCTGAGCTTCTGCGCCGTCACCGGGGTGCGCCCGGTCGTCGACACCGTGCTGCCGCTGGACCGGGCCCGCGAGGGCTTCGAGAAGATGGCGGGCGGGGACCTGTTCGGGAAGGTCGTCCTGACGGTCTGA